A single Criblamydia sequanensis CRIB-18 DNA region contains:
- a CDS encoding M18 family aminopeptidase, whose product MKSNPSANENDLLDFISKCPTPWHTVSLSSNLLKKEGFKELKEEESWQGIRKEKKFFIARDGSSLAGFILPKGEIKSLKIALAHTDSPGLKLKPHPEIQSGGLYLLSSEVYGSPLLTSWLNRDLCLAGRVFVEAKGGRIESHLLHLEEYPLVIPQLAIHLDRESKEKGLTLNPQNHLLAVASLLHESHESSFMKMIESKVKAPILSFDLFLVPLERPRLAGINKEFISAPRFDNLGSVQAILESFRKESQDGNGVLKAFFFWNHEEVGSLSSEGAESTFFQDTLERIAESLGLTKSNLLQIYRNSYALSVDQAHATHPAFPERCELQHPVRLGEGIVLKNNSQKKYATNAFTSAIAKTLLKNEHLPFQDFVMRNDMPCGGTVGSIFAAKSGIATLDIGCPMLSMHSIRELGCMKDQLTLISFMKAFFSKQLPIVSSK is encoded by the coding sequence ATGAAAAGCAATCCAAGCGCTAATGAAAATGATCTTTTAGATTTTATTTCTAAATGCCCTACCCCATGGCATACGGTTTCTCTCTCTTCAAACCTTCTCAAAAAAGAGGGTTTTAAAGAGCTCAAAGAAGAGGAAAGCTGGCAAGGAATAAGGAAAGAAAAGAAATTTTTTATTGCAAGGGATGGATCTTCTCTTGCAGGTTTCATTTTGCCAAAAGGCGAGATCAAAAGTTTGAAAATAGCTCTTGCCCATACCGACAGCCCGGGCCTTAAATTAAAGCCTCATCCTGAAATTCAATCAGGCGGACTTTATTTACTTTCTTCTGAAGTTTACGGCTCTCCTCTTTTGACCTCTTGGCTTAACCGGGACCTCTGCCTCGCCGGAAGGGTCTTTGTTGAAGCTAAGGGCGGCCGCATTGAATCCCACCTATTGCATTTAGAAGAGTACCCTCTTGTCATCCCGCAACTTGCCATCCATCTTGATCGGGAAAGTAAAGAAAAAGGGCTGACCTTAAATCCGCAAAACCATCTTTTGGCAGTAGCTTCCCTTTTACATGAGAGTCATGAAAGCTCTTTCATGAAAATGATAGAGTCTAAAGTTAAAGCCCCTATTTTAAGCTTCGATCTTTTTCTTGTTCCCCTTGAACGCCCCCGTCTTGCCGGCATCAATAAAGAATTTATATCCGCGCCAAGGTTTGACAACCTGGGGAGCGTCCAAGCCATTCTTGAAAGTTTTCGAAAAGAATCCCAAGATGGTAATGGGGTTTTAAAGGCCTTCTTTTTTTGGAATCATGAAGAAGTAGGTTCACTTTCATCAGAAGGTGCCGAATCCACCTTCTTTCAAGACACCCTTGAGAGAATTGCAGAATCCCTCGGACTTACAAAATCAAACCTTTTGCAAATTTATAGAAATTCTTACGCACTTTCGGTAGACCAAGCTCATGCTACACACCCGGCTTTTCCTGAAAGATGCGAGCTCCAGCATCCTGTTCGCTTAGGTGAAGGCATTGTATTAAAAAATAATTCCCAAAAAAAATACGCTACCAATGCTTTTACATCAGCTATTGCAAAAACCCTCTTAAAAAATGAACATCTTCCCTTCCAGGATTTTGTTATGCGAAATGATATGCCCTGTGGTGGCACCGTGGGTTCTATATTTGCTGCAAAATCCGGAATTGCAACCTTGGATATCGGATGTCCAATGCTTTCTATGCATAGCATAAGAGAGCTTGGCTGCATGAAAGACCAGCTTACTTTAATTTCTTTTATGAAAGCCTTTTTTAGCAAACAATTACCAATTGTTTCTTCTAAATAA
- the smc gene encoding chromosome segregation protein SMC — translation MILIFEKNIIEILNLFFPENHPLRLKKIKIHGFKSFADKVSLDFHEGITGIVGPNGCGKSNILDAFRWVLGETSARSLRGKKMEDVIFAGTDTRKPLNFAEVTLSFKDADQLLKTEYNEIEIARRCHRNGETEYFINKQQVRMKDVVNLFLDTGIGKSAFSIFEQGKIDQVIQYTPNERRAIFEEAAGILRFLERKKEALRKLEGLDQNLLRANDIHREIEKQIDHLGKQVAIAVSYQEKKKKLQQSEIDLLLFKRKRSKDKLEKLLSEENKLKKTYEEGELAKAKLDEALFSEKELLETLLKQFQKSNEKVYQVRSEKEIRCREQKSNEERLKETKSKISIWKQKLETMQLEQLELKAQEGQLKKKITLSQAHVEEKTALLNKERNRFKESEEKLEVLREKLHISTHENLKELEREKSIESDLRSLQVKEEGLSERLKEIDNREKELQNNLLTYEEKKCTYQKSVKNLVEEIDIKKEFFLDLEEKHKEIAEELLKIDDEERKCDKMLFEIEARISSLLKLKAELVGFSSASKKLMEESKNPKSPFYNKISPLFERFKLKKEKLESLHHFLKPYQSVLVVEKSHLEHVLKWIEKENLAEFSFLVFDEESKKTNPSQKITAANRVLYEDEGDYFEKLFLQNVFAFDSLEEGLRFIENNPGSEALINNEIGIDQKKVVFIGKATEGNPILREAEIKELEDKQAQVSLKKKELASTLKMLEEKKYETHEKRLELDKTIRKAEMRLVEENFFLQNTLSDLTNNQKELKLLLEESALSKAALKQHHERILLLKKDHEAASLKRMDLEKRAQECHEELQENEQKAKLIRQEVVEMTALLDESVDYLKKALHEVELIKAKENASEKEKKILLDEMSASEEWLERFSHKSEDFEQSLKSVEDSLMQALDECHKLGEVCEEKKREIKEKEENLKQTLEKSKSIEQEASRIAIQKAEVETDVRSCENELSTRFQMEKDQIDEAPISLSGSLDSIERSLRELRKELEVESQGVNMSSIEEFEKQKERGQFFGNQIEDLTVSKNELLAIISELDSKSRSIFKETFDKIRENFRKNFQILFVGGEADLELIESEDILQAGIEIIAKPPGKKMRSINLLSGGEKCLTAMALLFSLFEVKPSPFCILDEIDAPLDDTNVERFLNVVLQFTDRSQFIIITHNKRTMAICNRIFGVSMEEKGVSKLLSIEFSKERMTGHLVGT, via the coding sequence GTGATTTTAATTTTTGAAAAAAATATCATAGAGATCCTTAATTTATTTTTTCCGGAGAACCATCCTTTGCGCTTAAAAAAAATAAAAATACACGGGTTTAAATCTTTTGCTGATAAAGTATCTCTCGATTTTCATGAGGGCATTACGGGAATTGTAGGTCCGAATGGATGTGGAAAATCTAATATTTTGGACGCGTTTAGATGGGTTTTAGGGGAAACCTCTGCAAGGTCGCTCCGAGGCAAAAAAATGGAAGATGTCATTTTTGCCGGGACCGACACTCGAAAGCCATTAAACTTTGCCGAGGTCACCCTTTCTTTTAAAGATGCGGATCAGCTTCTTAAAACCGAATACAATGAAATCGAAATAGCAAGACGCTGCCATAGAAACGGTGAAACCGAATACTTTATCAATAAGCAGCAAGTGCGCATGAAAGATGTTGTAAACCTATTTTTGGATACAGGCATTGGAAAAAGCGCATTTTCCATTTTTGAACAAGGGAAGATCGATCAGGTTATTCAGTACACCCCAAATGAAAGAAGGGCTATTTTTGAAGAGGCTGCCGGAATTTTAAGGTTTTTGGAGCGAAAAAAAGAAGCCTTAAGGAAACTTGAGGGCCTAGATCAAAATTTATTAAGAGCTAACGATATTCATAGGGAAATTGAAAAACAGATCGATCACTTGGGTAAACAGGTGGCCATCGCGGTTTCTTATCAGGAAAAAAAGAAAAAGCTTCAGCAATCTGAAATCGATCTCCTTCTATTTAAAAGAAAGCGTTCCAAAGATAAGCTTGAAAAACTTTTAAGTGAAGAAAATAAACTTAAAAAAACTTATGAAGAGGGAGAACTTGCTAAAGCAAAACTTGACGAGGCTCTTTTTTCAGAAAAAGAGCTATTGGAAACCCTTTTAAAGCAGTTTCAAAAATCAAATGAAAAAGTCTACCAAGTCAGAAGCGAAAAAGAAATAAGATGCCGCGAGCAAAAATCCAATGAAGAGAGATTAAAAGAGACAAAATCCAAAATCTCCATCTGGAAGCAAAAACTTGAAACGATGCAATTAGAGCAGCTTGAGCTTAAAGCGCAAGAAGGGCAGCTAAAGAAAAAAATAACCCTTTCTCAAGCCCATGTCGAAGAGAAAACAGCTTTGCTAAACAAAGAGAGAAACCGCTTTAAAGAATCCGAGGAAAAATTAGAAGTCCTAAGGGAAAAGCTGCATATTTCAACTCATGAAAATTTAAAAGAGCTGGAGAGAGAAAAAAGCATTGAATCTGATTTAAGAAGCTTGCAGGTTAAAGAAGAAGGTTTAAGCGAGAGGCTTAAGGAAATAGACAATCGTGAAAAAGAGCTTCAAAATAATCTTCTAACTTATGAAGAGAAGAAATGCACCTATCAAAAATCAGTAAAAAATCTCGTCGAAGAAATAGACATAAAAAAAGAATTTTTTCTTGATCTTGAGGAAAAACACAAAGAAATCGCTGAAGAACTATTAAAGATAGATGACGAAGAGCGAAAATGCGACAAAATGCTTTTTGAAATCGAAGCTCGTATTTCATCTCTTCTTAAACTAAAAGCGGAATTAGTCGGGTTTTCATCGGCTAGCAAAAAATTAATGGAAGAGTCGAAGAACCCCAAAAGTCCTTTCTACAATAAAATTTCCCCTCTTTTTGAAAGATTTAAATTAAAAAAAGAAAAACTAGAGAGCCTTCATCATTTTTTAAAGCCGTATCAATCCGTTTTAGTGGTAGAAAAAAGCCATTTAGAACATGTTTTAAAATGGATTGAAAAGGAAAATCTTGCCGAATTTTCTTTTCTTGTTTTTGATGAAGAATCGAAAAAAACAAATCCTTCTCAAAAAATAACAGCAGCAAATCGCGTTCTTTATGAGGATGAGGGAGATTATTTCGAAAAGCTATTTCTTCAAAATGTATTTGCCTTTGACAGCCTTGAAGAGGGGCTTCGGTTTATTGAAAATAACCCCGGCTCTGAAGCCCTTATCAATAATGAAATCGGAATCGACCAAAAGAAGGTAGTTTTCATTGGAAAAGCCACGGAAGGGAACCCCATTTTAAGGGAGGCTGAAATCAAGGAGCTTGAGGATAAGCAAGCGCAAGTATCCTTAAAGAAAAAAGAGCTTGCCTCCACTTTAAAGATGCTTGAAGAGAAGAAATATGAGACGCATGAAAAAAGACTTGAGCTTGATAAGACCATAAGAAAAGCTGAAATGCGTCTTGTTGAAGAAAACTTTTTTTTACAAAATACTCTTAGCGATCTTACTAACAACCAGAAAGAATTGAAGCTTCTCTTAGAGGAATCCGCATTAAGTAAAGCCGCTCTAAAGCAGCATCATGAAAGAATCCTGCTACTTAAAAAAGATCATGAAGCCGCTTCTTTAAAACGAATGGATTTAGAAAAAAGAGCGCAAGAGTGCCATGAAGAGCTTCAGGAAAATGAGCAGAAAGCAAAACTTATCCGCCAAGAAGTTGTTGAAATGACAGCTCTTTTAGATGAGAGTGTCGACTATCTAAAAAAAGCTCTCCATGAAGTTGAGCTTATTAAAGCTAAAGAAAACGCTTCTGAAAAAGAAAAGAAAATCCTTCTTGATGAAATGAGCGCAAGTGAAGAGTGGTTAGAGCGCTTTAGCCATAAATCGGAAGATTTTGAGCAAAGCTTAAAATCGGTTGAAGATAGTTTAATGCAGGCCTTGGATGAATGCCATAAATTAGGGGAGGTTTGCGAAGAGAAAAAGCGCGAGATTAAAGAGAAGGAAGAGAATTTAAAACAAACTCTTGAAAAATCCAAATCCATTGAACAGGAAGCAAGCAGAATAGCTATTCAAAAAGCTGAAGTTGAAACGGATGTTAGGTCTTGTGAGAATGAACTAAGCACTCGCTTCCAAATGGAGAAAGATCAAATAGATGAAGCCCCAATTTCCCTGTCAGGCTCTCTTGATAGTATAGAAAGGTCTCTTAGAGAGTTAAGAAAGGAACTTGAAGTAGAGTCGCAAGGCGTCAATATGAGCTCCATTGAAGAGTTTGAAAAGCAAAAAGAAAGAGGTCAGTTTTTCGGAAATCAGATTGAAGATTTAACGGTTTCCAAAAATGAGCTTCTCGCCATTATTTCCGAGCTTGATTCTAAAAGCCGCTCAATTTTTAAGGAAACCTTTGATAAGATAAGAGAGAATTTTAGAAAGAACTTTCAAATTCTTTTTGTTGGGGGGGAAGCGGATCTTGAGCTCATTGAATCTGAAGATATCCTTCAAGCCGGTATTGAAATTATCGCGAAGCCGCCTGGCAAAAAAATGCGTTCCATCAACCTTTTATCCGGCGGTGAAAAGTGTTTAACAGCTATGGCTCTTCTATTTTCTTTATTTGAAGTGAAGCCATCGCCTTTTTGCATTTTAGATGAGATTGATGCGCCTTTAGATGATACCAACGTTGAGCGATTTTTAAACGTCGTTTTACAATTTACCGACAGAAGCCAGTTTATTATTATTACGCATAACAAGCGAACCATGGCGATTTGCAATAGAATCTTTGGGGTATCGATGGAAGAGAAGGGCGTCTCCAAGCTTCTTTCTATCGAGTTTTCTAAAGAAAGAATGACAGGGCACTTAGTTGGAACCTAA
- the serS gene encoding serine--tRNA ligase, with amino-acid sequence MLDIKLIRSNPSEIERKLQTKDPSISLEPLLKLDQLLREKKTKAEELKAHRNEFSKKIGELKRQGQEVKELMDKVSSISEEAHKLDQELAILEKEFMDQLSRLPNLPMDDIKISEDPKDNVVIKEWGQKRAFSFPFKNHLELNEKLGLFDFQRSAKISGAGWPAYKNLGARLEWALINYMIETHVKNGFTLWMPPLLVKEETVFGSGQLPKFENQQFKLHDEDFKLYLIPTAEVALNGLHADEIIPSEELPLRYTAYTPCFRREAGAAGKQERGLIRMHQFNKVEMFCFTKPEDSNACFDEMLASAEKILQGLGIHYRNTLLVTGDMSFAAARTVDVEVFLPGQDRYYEVSSVSNCTDYQARRSQTRFRKGNEKPELVHTLNGSGLATSRLMVALLENNQNEDGSITIPEVLRKYLGGLEKIEP; translated from the coding sequence ATGCTAGACATCAAATTAATTCGCAGCAATCCAAGTGAAATCGAGCGGAAATTACAGACAAAAGACCCGTCAATTTCCCTTGAACCCTTACTTAAGTTAGATCAACTTCTTAGAGAAAAGAAAACAAAAGCTGAAGAGCTAAAAGCACACCGAAATGAGTTTTCAAAGAAAATTGGCGAGCTTAAAAGACAAGGACAAGAGGTCAAAGAACTTATGGACAAAGTTTCCTCCATCTCAGAGGAAGCCCATAAGTTAGACCAGGAACTCGCCATTCTTGAAAAAGAATTTATGGATCAGCTTTCAAGGCTTCCCAATCTTCCTATGGATGACATCAAAATTTCTGAGGATCCAAAAGACAACGTTGTGATTAAAGAATGGGGACAAAAAAGAGCCTTCTCTTTTCCCTTTAAAAATCACCTTGAACTAAACGAAAAGCTTGGGCTTTTTGATTTCCAACGAAGCGCTAAAATATCAGGAGCGGGTTGGCCGGCCTATAAAAACTTGGGCGCAAGACTTGAATGGGCGCTTATCAATTACATGATTGAAACTCATGTAAAAAATGGTTTTACTTTATGGATGCCACCCTTACTTGTAAAAGAAGAAACTGTCTTTGGATCGGGCCAGCTTCCCAAATTTGAAAATCAGCAATTTAAACTCCATGATGAAGATTTTAAACTCTACCTGATACCGACTGCTGAAGTGGCTTTAAATGGTCTTCATGCAGATGAAATCATCCCAAGCGAAGAGCTTCCTCTTCGATATACAGCCTATACCCCTTGTTTTAGAAGAGAAGCAGGAGCTGCCGGAAAACAAGAGCGCGGGCTTATCAGGATGCACCAGTTCAATAAAGTTGAAATGTTCTGTTTTACAAAACCTGAAGATAGCAACGCTTGTTTTGATGAGATGCTAGCAAGCGCAGAAAAAATCCTTCAAGGCCTTGGCATCCACTATAGAAACACGCTTCTTGTAACAGGAGATATGTCTTTTGCCGCAGCAAGAACTGTTGATGTGGAAGTTTTTCTTCCCGGCCAAGACCGCTATTATGAAGTCTCCTCGGTTTCAAACTGCACAGACTATCAAGCAAGAAGATCTCAAACACGTTTCAGAAAAGGGAATGAAAAGCCGGAACTTGTCCATACTTTAAATGGCTCAGGGCTTGCTACAAGCCGTCTTATGGTGGCTCTTTTAGAGAATAACCAAAATGAAGACGGCTCTATTACCATCCCTGAAGTTTTGAGAAAATATCTAGGCGGCCTTGAAAAAATCGAGCCGTAG